From the genome of Asterias amurensis chromosome 17, ASM3211899v1, one region includes:
- the LOC139949598 gene encoding uncharacterized protein isoform X5, whose amino-acid sequence MSAGGAMNNQNPRRRKRPEKGPGSKFLGEKRRREQETSYLEELAELITANLNNPESLNMLPDKRAFLLDSVNKIKGIRLQQQQDLEQGSEVQHSHVSSSKPGMLSGDSLSTILLEAMDGFLFVVNSLGEIEFVTENVKMYLNFKQEDLIGSTIYSFIHVGDHNQFTSCLHPTATSAGIWSQDSSSQNSRNRSFTCRMLTKSVDEEDNTQEQHYENLRCSAILKPKEDGQSSNSAESDTPAHLVCIASRAMVDDCSNMMLGNGEEFTTSLDLTATITTVDLTHLKPPHYSKEELVGQIIYKFCHGSDRAELKKHFDEALEKGTSSSSMYRFQIYTDTWVRVQTTSRVYRNHHSGKPECLVAVHTVIRDEAQFGPSQIKPASMSANNMSAIASTSTSMTNEKTNRILEALSSISNSSGNKSLSGNLGGLNLNTLKTLMMKRQQQHMQQQQQQLQQQQQQGMGFNSNKASTSGMGNPNPTNPNNAQDVLDSLKRSSLSNMLQVTDVRNRNGAMETSSVYPVAYSNAGDRHPVPEKIQRLDRSPSDSNIASSTERNDRMHGDKGDDGDVFLPEHSNHKKGRYQEKGRPTGGGEGSGSGQADRTSPNLSPDTNEEEKDSTLSKNTLLQKLLQDDVEEDKTEEDGESSKGNSPMSAEHKNTLEEEVKMDEKAFSKLLKSEGTGDKSAKADKSEDEMDSSVESPKEGDGTSRVRRKSIERENTILSKLLDGDTQSMFGSGKLPNEQPGFVCSNVVSTTTALQKSEQEMEKNPSCKSDKNMEGVGAAGGSNGPKKRKNVLLQKLLMEDVPPLDKVPNETTCQESTTSPTVTTTKPGMSGGQPSNIEDNSVDSFGNDDDSVVQHLLHGSLPDEVDTSQPNMIMDFLKELENVPDPTQDSALMHHLLNPSESSGPAQNRYPPNSSSVGVPSQNNQYKVPMGPESLPGPGPHQRPDSSGNMNNPSLLGQGVGHDSTSTMHHGMPSGMNSQHRPPVSRTNSRDSFTGGSGGMHQNSNNFGRFGSQQQESFSMDGMQNVMPPNQTAPMQKSMSQLHLSGGGQQQNPFELDPMQDVSLPGNTSEEQGLSEEDVTLLQQLEQVLNSGTFPLPEIENNFAADRPPVSSMDMQHDSNMLQSMLNSQPQTTQAQHAGNYPTSSGGGMGMQQQQQQQQQQQAPQPQQQRGRQQAQPQPKPQQQQQQHPMMGMGGPTGGSRMGQGPMPDMSAMMGPGMAAPTGQPRFPQQGHPSQQQQPQQTASQPMQFNQMNSMQQQLQHQLQQQQHGPTPPHSMPQQQMSPVPKQPQPPMSSAPGSFVRPHSTKQLRHTILMRSRMKEQQQQQQQQQQQLQQQQQQQQLQQQAQQQQQQQQQQQHRQWQIQQQRQQQLMRQQQINAAAAAANQQQMSGNQQQQQMGSGPILPQQVANNPMNPMQQNQRLMQQQKNLMMLQQQQQQQTFTGPQVEGGVFPPMDTQAFQEKLSDVLNPTAGALAPNVSIQKSPGPYGPQMSSMGNRPMGPGNQMMGGDSRQQMAMNQPFPGQAGANRGGAGTAGGDFMFNSQMMPQGRGTQLSGPGYQGGMGHSTSAPNVFNFQEFNNPGGIPGGMSGGVPGGMTGGNMPGGKPQHMMPNAGMMGPSQHQPGMGVNPSMPGQHNIGINPNIQRPNLAAGGNPRQQAPTLTRSMSLPTTNMISGNNPGGNPPNRVNQYHMPQHQQQQQQPGFPAAGFRGNQTGGMQPHFPGNSMGMQPGQMSNTTAPMFSSPATTSQMRWSGPNGGMTRGQQPHQGQMFPGPGGGPGGGPGGGPQSSEMLRGMANSGGGGGGTQELQNMMNRRLKRGDSLPANPNMMQVRKATKPTNPPKYSLQGTVNPSIAVPPNLTGQNSMNLGQQPSGEVPNPSNSYLGTSASNNSGKNRCPVPGTSPSNLDMLSMSMEMFEPEFPKSDGQNPIASSTTNPTSQPDSTSAGPSRPGPGVDPLKPYAEMQSNEEAKLRYQEFYKISGAQTAPDACTRVTNLFRNQLTGQPLPGQGNGRGVGGPQGMGNAPGMGGPGMQGGGVGNGGMVPQQQQHNQQQFGNDEQQDGMDGDGKSNNSLLQKLLLE is encoded by the exons ATGAGTGCAGGGGGCGCTATGAATAACCAGAATCCTCGACGACGGAAAAGGCCCGAGAAGGGACCTGG TTCCAAGTTTCTCGGAGAGAAACGACGTCGTGAGCAGGAGACATCGTACCTGGAGGAGCTCGCTGAGCTGATAACGGCTAACTTGAACAACCCGGAGTCTCTGAACATGCTTCCAGATAAACGGGCCTTCCTTCTAGACTCTGTCAATAAGATCAAGGGGATACGCCTGCAACAACAGCAAG ACCTGGAGCAAGGTAGTGAAGTCCAACACAGCCATGTTTCATCCAGCAAGCCAGGAATGCTGTCTGGAGATTCACTGAGTACCATCTTATTGGAG gcGATGGATGGATTTTTATTTGTGGTAAACAGCTTGGGAGAAATTGAGTTTGTGACAGAGAATGTTAAGATGTACCTCAACTTTAAGCAG GAAGATCTTATTGGCTCCACCATCTATAGTTTCATCCATGTTGGGGATCATAATCAATTTACCAGCTGTCTCCATCCAACAGCGACTT CAGCTGGTATTTGGTCTCAAGATTCCAGCTCACAGAACAGTCGTAACCGCTCCTTCACCTGCCGCATGCTTACCAAGTCAGTTGACGAAGAAGACAATACGCAAGAACAGCACTACGAGAATTTGAGGTGTTCCGCCATCTTGAAACCTAAAGAAGACGGTCAGTCTTCCAACTCGGCGGAAAGTG ATACACCCGCCCATCTTGTCTGTATCGCAAGTCGCGCCATGGTGGATGACTGCAGTAACATGATGTTAGGGAACGGAGAGGAGTTTACCACGAGCCTAGACCTGACGGCGACCATCACAACCGTTGATCTAACCCACCTGAAGCCACCCCACTACAGCAAGGAGGAGCTTGTTGGGCAGATCATCTACAAGTTCTGTCACGGCAGTGACAGAGCGGAGCTGAAGAAACACTTTGACGAAG CTTTGGAGAAGGGAACCAGTTCAAGTTCGATGTACCGCTTCCAGATTTACACGGATACCTGGGTGCGCGTGCAGACTACCAGTCGAGTGTATCGAAACCATCACAGTGGCAAACCAGAGTGTTTGGTCGCTGTACATACCGTCATAAG GGATGAAGCTCAGTTCGGTCCCAGTCAGATCAAGCCAGCCAGTATGTCTGCTAATAACATGTCAGCAATCGCCTCCACCAGTACAAgcatgacaaatgaaaaaaccaACCGCATCCTGGAAGCACTTTCCAGCATCAGCAACAGCAGCGGTAACAAATCCCTGTCTGGGAACCTCGGTGGGTTAAATCTTAACACTCTCAAAACCTTAATGATGAAACGTCAGCAGCAGCACatgcaacagcaacagcagcaactgcagcaacaacagcagcaaggCATGGGATTCAACAGCAACAAAGCCAGCACCAGCGGGATGGGTAACCCTAACCCGACCAACCCTAACAACGCTCAGGATGTTTTGGATTCCCTAAAGAGATCCTCTCTGTCGAACATGCTGCAGGTCACTGATGTCCGGAACCGTAACGGCGCCATGGAGACGTCGAGCGTTTACCCCGTCGCTTACAGCAACGCTGGGGATCGCCACCCTGTACCCGAGAAGATCCAACGATTGGATCGCAGTCCCTCGGACTCGAACATAGCATCCTCGACTGAACGCAACGATAGGATGCATGGCGACAAGGGCGATGACGGTGACGTCTTCCTCCCAGAACACTCCAATCACAAAAAAGGGCGGTACCAGGAGAAGGGTCGACCTACTGGAGGTGGCGAGGGGTCTGGGAGTGGCCAGGCCGACAGGACTAGCCCCAATCTCAGTCCCGATACCAACGAAGAGGAGAAGGACAGTACACTGAGTAAGAACACACTCCTTCAAAAGCTACTTCAGGATGACGTCGAAGAAG ACAAGACCGAAGAAGATGGCGAAAGCAGCAAAGGCAACTCACCAATGAGCGCTGAGCACAAGAACACCTTGGAGGAAGAGGTCAAGATGGATGAGAAGGCATTCAGCAAACTCTTAAAATCGGAAGGAACCGGCGACAAATCTGCGAAAGCCGACAAGAGCGAAGACGAGATGGATTCGAGCGTCGAATCGCCCAAGGAAGGAGATGGAACAAGTAGAGTACGCAGAAAATCCATTGAGCGGGAGAATACAATCTTAAGTAAACTGCTGGACGGTGACACGCAGTCTATGTTTGGTAGCGGGAAGCTGCCGAATGAGCAGCCAGGTTTTGTTTGTAGTAACGTTGTGTCGACAACTACAGCGCTGCAAAAATCAGAGCAGGAAATGGAGAAGAATCCCTCCTGCAAGAGTGATAAGAATATGGAAGGTGTTGGTGCCGCAGGTGGCAGCAATGGACCTAAGAAACGGAAGAATGTACTCTTGCAGAAACTCCTGATGGAGGACGTACCACCTTTAGACAAGGTCCCGAATGAGACTACGTGCCAGGAAAGCACAACCTCCCCAACAGTCACAACCACCAAACCAGGCATGTCGGGCGGACAACCATCAAACATTGAAGACAACAGCGTGGATAGTTTCGGCAATGATGACGATTCTGTGGTACAGCATCTCCTGCATGGTAGTCTACCCGATGAGGTGGACACCAGTCAGCCAAACATGATCATGGACTTCTTAAAGGAGCTTGAGAATGTCCCCGACCCAACCCAAGACTCTGCCCTCATGCACCACCTGTTGAACCCGTCTGAGAGCAGTGGCCCAGCTCAAAACAGATACCCACCAAATAGTTCCTCTGTTGGGGTCCCGTCCCAGAACAATCAGTACAAGGTGCCCATGGGTCCTGAATCTCTTCCAGGACCTGGGCCCCACCAGAGACCCGACAGTAGTGGCAACATGAACAATCCTTCCCTGCTAGGCCAAGGGGTCGGGCATGACTCCACTAGTACCATGCATCACGGGATGCCTTCTGGTATGAACTCGCAGCACCGGCCTCCCGTTTCCAGGACCAACTCCAGGGATTCTTTTAccggtggcagcggtgggatgcACCAGAACAGCAACAACTTTGGCCGGTTTGGTTCTCAGCAGCAGGAGAGTTTCAGTATGGATGGTATGCAGAATGTGATGCCACCTAACCAGACAGCACCCATGCAGAAGTCAATGTCCCAGTTGCATCTATCTGGAGGTGGCCAGCAGCAGAATCCATTCGAGTTGGATCCGATGCAG GATGTCAGCTTACCTGGTAACACCAGTGAAGAGCAAGGTTTATCCGAAGAGGATGTCACCTTACTGCAGCAACTAGAACAGGTCCTGAACAGCGGAACGTTCCCCCTTCCAGAGATAGAAAACAACTTCGCCGCAGACCGCCCCCCGGTGAGCAGCATGGACATGCAGCATGACAGCAACATGCTGCAGAGCATGCTGAACAGTCAGCCGCAGACAACGCAAGCACAGCATGCCGGTAACTATCCAACCTCATCAGGCGGTGGTATGGggatgcagcagcagcagcagcagcagcagcagcagcaggcACCACAACCGCAGCAGCAGAGAGGTCGGCAGCAGGCACAACCGCAGCCGAAGCcccaacagcagcagcaacagcatcCTATGATGGGTATGGGTGGGCCTACAGGCGGGTCTAGGATGGGACAAGGTCCGATGCCTGATATGTCAGCAATGATGGGACCTGGAATGGCTGCACCTACGGGTCAGCCACGATTCCCGCAGCAGGGACATCCATCACAGCAGCAGCAACCACAGCAAACTGCATCACAACCAATG CAGTTCAATCAAATGAACTCAATGCAGCAACAACTGCAGCACCAGCTTCAACAGCAGCAGCATGGTCCGACTCCTCCCCATTCCATGCCGCAGCAGCAGATGTCGCCTGTTCCGAAGCAGCCCCAACCACCGATGAGCAGCGCCCCGGGAAGTTTTGTCCGGCCGCACTCCACCAAACAGCTGCGCCACACAATACTGATGAGATCCCGAATGAAggagcaacaacaacaacaacaacagcagcagcagcaattgcagcagcagcagcagcagcaacaactcCAGCAACAGGctcagcagcaacagcagcagcaacagcaacagcagcataG ACAATGGCAAATCCAacagcagcggcagcagcaaCTGATGCGGCAGCAGCAGATTAACGCTGCGGCCGCCGCCGCAAACCAACAGCAGATGAGCGGCAACCAGCAACAGCAGCAGATGGGTTCAGGGCCCATCTTGCCGCAGCAGGTCGCCAACAACCCCATGAACCCTATGCAGCAGAATCAACGTCTGATGCAGCAGCAGAAGAACTTGATGAtgctgcagcagcagcagcaacagcagacGTTTACTGGGCCGCAG GTTGAGGGTGGTGTATTCCCCCCGATGGATACGCAAGCTTTCCAGGAGAAACTGAGTGATGTCTTGAACCCTACAGCCGGGGCACTGGCCCCTAATGTTAGTATACAG AAATCTCCCGGTCCTTACGGACCGCAAATGTCCTCGATGGGAAACCGTCCCATGGGGCCAGGGAATCAGATGATGGGCGGAGACAGTCGGCAACAGATGGCAATGAATCAACCATTCCCGGGGCAGGCTGGAGCCAATCGTGGGGGTGCGGGCACCGCGGGTGGAGACTTCATGTTCAACAGCCAGATGATGCCCCAGGGGCGAGGGACTCAACTCAGTGGCCCCGGTTATCAAGGCGGGATGGGGCACAGTACCAGCGCCCCGAACGTCTTCAACTTCCAGGAGTTCAACAACCCTGGCGGGATTCCCGGCGGGATGTCTGGCGGGGTTCCCGGCGGGATGACCGGAGGGAACATGCCGGGGGGTAAACCCCAACACATGATGCCTAATGCAGGCATGATGGGACCCTCGCAGCACCAGCCGGGCATGGGGGTAAACCCAAGTATGCCGGGACAGCATAACATTGGCATCAACCCAAACATCCAACGTCCGAATCTCGCCGCCGGTGGCAACCCTCGACAGCAGGCGCCGACTCTCACCAGATCGATGAGCCTTCCTACAACAAACATGATCTCTGGTAACAATCCTGGCGGCAACCCTCCAAACCGCGTTAACCAGTACCACATGCCGcagcatcaacaacaacaacaacagcctGGCTTTCCTGCTGCCGGGTTCCGTGGTAATCAGACCGGGGGGATGCAGCCTCACTTTCCAGGCAACTCCATGGGAATGCAGCCCGGTCAGATGAGTAACACCACAGCCCCCATGTTCTCCTCACCGGCAACGACTTCCCAGATGAGGTGGAGCGGACCCAATGGAGGTATGACCAGAGGACAACAACCCCACCAAGGACAGATGTTTCCTGGGCCAGGAGGAGGGCCTGGAGGAGGGCCCGGGGGAGGGCCGCAATCCAGCGAGATGCTAAGAGGAATGGCCAACTCTGGAGGAGGGGGAGGCGGAACCCAAGAGTTACAGAATATGATGAACAGGAGGCTGAAGAGAGGGGATAGCCTTCCTGCTAATCCTAACATGATGCAGGTCAGAAAAGCAACAAAACCAACG AACCCACCGAAGTACTCCCTCCAGGGGACTGTCAACCCCTCCATCGCCGTCCCGCCCAATCTGACCGGACAGAACTCCATGAATCTAGGTCAGCAACCCTCGGGGGAAGTACCCAACCCGAGTAACTCCTACCTCGGTACTAGCGCTAGCAATAACAGCGGCAAGAACAGGTGCCCCGTCCCTGGGACCAGCCCCTCCAATTTGGACATGCTCAGTATGTCCATGGAGATGTTTGAACCAG AGTTTCCGAAGTCCGATGGTCAGAATCCAATCGCCAGCTCCACCACCAATCCCACCAGTCAACCAGACAGTACCAGCGCAGGTCCATCCCGGCCCGGCCCTGGTGTCGATCCTCTCAAACCCTACGCTGAAATGCAATCCAATGAAGAGGCTAAACTACGATATCAG GAATTTTATAAGATATCGGGGGCCCAGACAGCACCAGACGCCTGCACCAGAGTCACTAATCTCTTTCGGAACCAACTGACCGGTCAGCCTCTACCCGGACAGGGTAACGGGCGAGGGGTTGGTGGGCCACAAGGTATGGGGAACGCCCCTGGTATGGGAGGACCTGGGATGCAGGGGGGCGGAGTCGGTAATGGGGGGATGGTACCgcagcagcaacaacacaaCCAGCAACAGTTTGGCAATGATGAGCAG CAGGATGGAATGGACGGTGATGGTAAATCCAATAACAGTCTTCTGCAGAAACTCCTCCTAGAATGA